The genomic stretch GACAGCCCGGTCAGCACCACCCAGAATGTCCCGGTCTTCCTTGCCGGCAACGATGCCGCCGCGGTCGATGCCGTCGCCGAACTGGTGACGGCCTCGGGCTTTGCGGTCGAAAAGGTCGGCGGCCTCGATGGCGCCCGCCTGGTCGAGCCGGTCGGCATGCTGAACATCCGCTTCGGCTATGGCCTCGGCCAGGGCACCGCCATCGCCCCGACCTGGCTGAAGCTCGCCGCGTAAGCCTCAGCTCTTCTCCGAGATCTGAATAGCAGCAGGGCGCCATCTGGCGCCCTGCTTGCATCGTCATCGCAATCAGCGCGTAACGCTGCGACAGTCTCGGATCAGCCCGGAGCAGCCAATGTCGAATCCTACCCTCGCCTCCCGCCTGCTGCTGGTCGCCGCTGGCCTTTGCGGCGCGCTTGGCGTCGCCGCGGCCGCCCGCGCCAGCCATGCCGGCGACGATAACCTCGGCATCGCCGCAAACTTCCTCTTGCTGCATGCACCGGTGCTGATCGGGCTGAGCCTCATGGCGACGCGCATGGCTATTGCGGCGGGGGGCGTTCTGCTCGTCGGGTTGCTGCTGTTTGCCGGCGATCTCGCGGCGCGCTCGTTGCTCGGTGGGGCGCTGTTCCCGCTGGCCGCGCCGCTCGGTGGCGGCGGGCTGATCGTCGGCTGGCTGCTGGTGGTGCTGGCTGGAGTGGTGGGGTGGCGGCGCGCTGACTGATAGAGACGACCCCCTCCCATCCTCCCCCATGAAGGGGGAGGTGCCGGCCGGCGCGTCAGGCACGACCGAAGACCGAGCCTCGACTCTTCACCTCCCCCTTCATGGGGGAGGCCGGGAGGGGGCCGTCTGTTTCGGCTCAATCCCCAAAAACAAAGGGCGACCCGCAGGCCGCCCTTGTTCAACTCATGCTGCTGTCGCCCTCACTTCGGCGCCAGCACCATCACCATCTGGCGACCTTCCGAGCGCGGCGCGGATTCGACCTTGGCCTTGTCCTCGAGCTCGGCCTGCACCTTGACCAGCAACTGCATGCCCAGTTCTTGGTGCGCCATCTCGCGGCCGCGGAAGCGCATCGTCACCTTGACCCGATCGCCGTCCTCGAGGAAGCGGTGCACCGCCTTCATCTTGGTCTCGTAATCGTGCGTGTCGATGTTCGGACGCAGCTGGATTTCCTTGACCTCGATCACCTTCTGCTTCTTGCGCGCCTCGGCGGCCTTCTTCTGGGCAGCATATTTGAAGCGCCCAAGATCGAGCATCTTGGCGACCGGCGGGACCGAATTCGGGGAAATGATGACGAGATCGAGTCCCTGCTCCTGCGCCTCGGCCAAGGCCTCACGCGTCCGCACGACGCCACGGTTGGCGCCTTCGGCATCGATCAGCTGGACATCGGGGGAGGAGATATCTTCGTTGGATTGCGGCCCATCTTTCTGGGGCGCGACGGGTCTCATGGGACGACGAATGGGAGGCGATCCTTCGATTGTTACCGGAGCGGCGGGAAATCGCGGCTAAAATCGTGCTGCGTCGGCCATAAGTCAACACCGGCAGAGACAAGAAACAGCACCGAGGCGCGGTTTGGTGACAAACTGTTGCCGCGAAGGCTAACGCAAGGCAAAACGCCGGCAACCGAGAGATGGAGTCGGCAGGCATGGAACCCGCGGTTGAGTATCTGGAGGTGGGCGAAGGCAGCGCGGCGCGCCGCATCGCCATGCTGCGCCGCCCCGGCAGATCCCCCGGCATCTTCTGGCTCAACGGCTACCGCTCGGACATGCGGGGCACCAAGGCCACTGCGCTCGATACGTTCGGCGCCGAAAAGGGGCTTGCCGTCACCCGCCTCGATCATTCCGGCAATGGCCTGTCGGGTGGCGATTTTCTCGATGGCACGGTAAGCCGCTGGCTCGAGGAATCGCTGGCGGTGTTCGCGACGACCTCCGGGCCGCAGGTGATCGTCGGCTCCTCGCTCGGCGGCTGGCTGGCGCTGCTGCTGGCGCGCCAGCTGCGTCGGCAAGGGCAGGGCGACCGGATCAAGGCGCTGGTGCTGATCGCCCCGGCGGTGGATGCCACGGCCGAGCTGATGACCAAGCGGATGACGAAGGCGCAACTGGCGGCGCTGAAGCGCGACGGCGTGGTGCAGCGGTCCTCGCAATATTCCACCGAACCATATCCCTATACGGCGAGGCTGATCGAGGATGGCAACCAGCATCACCTGATGTTCGGTCGCGGCATCGATGTCGGCGCGCCGGTGACCATCCTGCAGGGTGGCAAGGACCCTGACGTGCCGCGCGAGCACGCCATGCGGCTGGTGCAGCACCTGCTCACCGACCCGGTGACCTTCACCCTGATCCCCGATGGCGATCATCGCCTGAGCCGGCCGGAGGACCTCGAGCTGCTGAAGGCAGCGGTAGAACGCGAAATCACCGCGCCGCCCGAGCAATTGGTGCTGGCGCTCTAGCTGCCGACGCGCCAACCTCGGTATAACGAGGGAAATCCGCAATGACCGAGATCACCGACGATTACATGCGCGACATGCTGGGCAAAGCGCACCCATACAGTGTGCTGGTGCTGAAGAAGGGCCCGAACTACCAGACTGAGGGCGACCGCAGCATCATCTGGGAACACGGCCGCCGCAATTTTGCGCTGCGCGCCGCCGGCCAGCTTGCCGTGGTGGTACCTCTCGCCACCGAAACCGAAATGGCGGGGATCGGGCTCTTTACCACCGGCGTCGAGGAAACCCGTGCGCTGATGCTCGACGATCCCGCCGTCAAAACCGGCTGGCTAACTTTCGAAGTCTATGCGGGTCGCAGCTTTCCTGGTGACAGCCTGCCCGGTTAGCTGGCTTACTTCAGGAAATCCTGCCGGGAGGCGCGCATGTGCGGACTTGTCGATGACGAGATGACCTTCTGGGGCAGCACGAACTCGTCCCTATTCCTTACCGCGGCGGCCGCAAGGGCAGTGTGCGCCACGGCAACTAGGAAAGGGCGTGTGGTGTGGCGCATTGAGGGGGGCATCTGGCATCGCCCTGGGTTCGAGGCGCGGTTGGATGCGATCTGGGACAGCAAGTCGGACTTGGATACTGCGTCGAACAACCGACTGGCCAGCCAGATGATCGCCGACGAAAACGAAGGCTGCGACACCTTCGTCATAACGCTGGAGCCGCTAGGGATCTAGGCCGCGTTCAGCGGCGTCCTCTGCCGTCCGTCCGCATCGAAATTGCCCGGAGCGAGCCAGCGCTCGAATTCGGCCTTCCTCGCCGGCCATTCGCTGTCAAGCATCGAGAACCACGCCGTATCGCGGTTCTCGCCCTTCATGATCATGTGCTGGCGGAACAAACCTTCGTAGCTGAAGCCGAAGCGTCTGGCGGCGCGCTTCGACGGTTCGTTCCGGTCGTTGCACTTCCACTCGAAGCGGCGATAGCCGAGCTCATCGAAAATGTGGCGGGCGAACAGGTAGAGCGCTTCGGTGGCGCGCGGCGTGCGGGCGATCGCCGGTCCCCAGTAGATCGAGCCGATCTCGATGACGCCATGCTCCGGCACGATGCGCATCAGCGCCTGGCGGCCACCGGCCTTGCCGGTCGATTTGTCGATGACGGCGAACAGCATCGGGTCGGCCTTACCCTCGACGCTCCGGATGAACGCCTCGGTGTCGGCCTGCGCCTTGGGCGCATAGTCGCCCAGATAGGCGAAACGCTCGTCGCCATCGACGACGTTCGAAGCTTCGAACAGGTCCGGCGCGTGCGCCATCGTCAGCGGCTCGAGCCGCACGTAGCGGCCCTCCAGCACCACGCGCTGCGGTGCAGCAGCAGGCTTTGGAGCGCTCATTGCCGGCCTTTCCAGATGGCGTCGAGACCTTCGCGATAAGTCGGATAGAGCAGGTCTGCGCCGAGCGCGGCCAGCACTTTCTTCGACGAAACGCGCTTGTTATCGGAATAAAAACTCCGCGCCATCGGCGTCATCTCGGCCGTCTCGAACGGCACTTCGGGCGGCGGCTCGATCCCCATGATATGCGCGGCATAGGTGACCAGATCCTGCGGTGGCGCCGGCTCGGTATCGGCGAGGTTGTAGGTGCCGTCGAGGTCGCTGAGCGCGGCGCGCGCCGTGATGCGGCCGATATCGGCGACATGAATGCGGTTGAACACCTGCCCGGCCTTGACGATCCGGCGCGCCGTGCCTTCGCGCAGCTTGTCGAAGGCCGAGCGGCCGGGCCCGTAAATGCCGGCCAGCCGCACGATGAACAGCGGCACCCCGCGTTCCCTCGCGTAGGCGCGCCATGCCGCCTCGGCCTCGACCCGCTGCTTGGAGCGGATGTTGATGGGGCGGGTGGGCGCGTCTTCATCGATCCATTCGCCGCCGAAATCGCCGTACACTCCGACCGTGGAGAAATAGCCGATCCATTCGAGGTTTGGCGCCGCGTCGAGGTCGGCGCGATGCAGGTTCAGCGCTGCGTCGCCGCGCTCGTCCGGCGGGATCGAGAGGATGACGTGCGTCGCCGCCCGCAGGTCTTCGCTCAGCGTCGTGCCCGGCACTTCGC from Devosia sp. A16 encodes the following:
- a CDS encoding GNAT family N-acetyltransferase, with protein sequence MSAPKPAAAPQRVVLEGRYVRLEPLTMAHAPDLFEASNVVDGDERFAYLGDYAPKAQADTEAFIRSVEGKADPMLFAVIDKSTGKAGGRQALMRIVPEHGVIEIGSIYWGPAIARTPRATEALYLFARHIFDELGYRRFEWKCNDRNEPSKRAARRFGFSYEGLFRQHMIMKGENRDTAWFSMLDSEWPARKAEFERWLAPGNFDADGRQRTPLNAA
- a CDS encoding alpha/beta fold hydrolase, which produces MEPAVEYLEVGEGSAARRIAMLRRPGRSPGIFWLNGYRSDMRGTKATALDTFGAEKGLAVTRLDHSGNGLSGGDFLDGTVSRWLEESLAVFATTSGPQVIVGSSLGGWLALLLARQLRRQGQGDRIKALVLIAPAVDATAELMTKRMTKAQLAALKRDGVVQRSSQYSTEPYPYTARLIEDGNQHHLMFGRGIDVGAPVTILQGGKDPDVPREHAMRLVQHLLTDPVTFTLIPDGDHRLSRPEDLELLKAAVEREITAPPEQLVLAL
- the infC gene encoding translation initiation factor IF-3 — encoded protein: MRRPMRPVAPQKDGPQSNEDISSPDVQLIDAEGANRGVVRTREALAEAQEQGLDLVIISPNSVPPVAKMLDLGRFKYAAQKKAAEARKKQKVIEVKEIQLRPNIDTHDYETKMKAVHRFLEDGDRVKVTMRFRGREMAHQELGMQLLVKVQAELEDKAKVESAPRSEGRQMVMVLAPK
- a CDS encoding NAD-dependent epimerase/dehydratase family protein — encoded protein: MRLFFFGMGYSSRATARALHLLADPEIPVAGTTRSAEAAESEADSAYRIHVFDGEVPGTTLSEDLRAATHVILSIPPDERGDAALNLHRADLDAAPNLEWIGYFSTVGVYGDFGGEWIDEDAPTRPINIRSKQRVEAEAAWRAYARERGVPLFIVRLAGIYGPGRSAFDKLREGTARRIVKAGQVFNRIHVADIGRITARAALSDLDGTYNLADTEPAPPQDLVTYAAHIMGIEPPPEVPFETAEMTPMARSFYSDNKRVSSKKVLAALGADLLYPTYREGLDAIWKGRQ
- a CDS encoding DUF423 domain-containing protein — its product is MSNPTLASRLLLVAAGLCGALGVAAAARASHAGDDNLGIAANFLLLHAPVLIGLSLMATRMAIAAGGVLLVGLLLFAGDLAARSLLGGALFPLAAPLGGGGLIVGWLLVVLAGVVGWRRAD